In a single window of the Plectropomus leopardus isolate mb unplaced genomic scaffold, YSFRI_Pleo_2.0 unplaced_scaffold15196, whole genome shotgun sequence genome:
- the ccr6a gene encoding C-C chemokine receptor type 6a: protein MDVNQSDYEINDTYLDYDYVGPCSHQNNQSVEKVMGPYVHSIICILGLVGNCLVIVTYAFYKRTKSMTDVYLLNVAIADLLFVAALPLIVYNELSSWSMGPLACKLLRGSYSVNLYSGMLLLACISTDRYIAIVQARRSFRLRSLPYSRVICAIVWAAALLLSVPTFYFYNWYEPSHMKDAFLFEEEEEGTPTPPQYVCEFRFMDNSTAWRTKVAVPSTQLAVGFFLPLLVMVFCYTAVIITLMKAKNFQRHKAVRVVLAVVAVFIVCHLPYNITLLYETATMFQLHTCEESDVLQLVKTVTQTVAYLHCCLNPVLYAFVGVKFRNHFRRIVQDLWCLGKRYIAPRRFSRVTTEFFVSSRRSVDGSSENGSSFTM, encoded by the coding sequence ATGGACGTCAACCAATCAGATTACGAGATAAACGACACTTACCTTGACTATGACTACGTGGGACCGTGTTCGCACCAGAACAACCAGAGCGTGGAGAAGGTGATGGGCCCGTACGTGCACTCCATCATCTGCATCCTGGGCCTGGTGGGGAACTGCCTTGTGATCGTCACCTATGCCTTTTACAAGAGGACCAAGTCCATGACGGACGTCTACCTGCTCAACGTCGCCATCGCTGACCTGCTGTTTGTGGCGGCGCTGCCTCTCATCGTCTACAATGAGCTGTCGTCGTGGTCGATGGGGCCGTTGGCGTGCAAGCTGCTGCGCGGCTCCTACAGCGTCAACCTGTACAGCGGCATGCTGCTGCTCGCCTGCATCAGCACCGACCGCTACATCGCCATCGTGCAGGCCCGCCGCAGCTTCCGGCTGCGCTCGCTGCCGTACAGCCGCGTCATCTGCGCCATCGTCTGGGCCGCCGCCCTGCTGCTGTCCGTCCCCACCTTCTACTTCTACAACTGGTACGAGCCGTCCCACATGAAGGACGCCTTCCTGttcgaggaggaggaggaggggacgcCCACGCCGCCGCAGTACGTCTGCGAGTTCAGGTTCATGGACAACAGCACGGCGTGGAGGACCAAGGTGGCGGTCCCCAGCACGCAGCTGGCCGTGGGCTTCTTCCTGCCACTGCTCGTCATGGTCTTCTGCTACACTGCCGTCATCATCACGCTGatgaaggccaaaaacttcCAGCGACACAAGGCGGTGCGGGTGGTGCTGGCAGTGGTGGCGGTATTCATCGTTTGCCACCTGCCCTACAACATCACACTGCTCTACGAAACCGCCACCATGTTCCAGCTGCATACGTGCGAGGAGTCCGATGTCTTGCAGTTGGTGAAGACGGTGACGCAGACCGTCGCCTACCTGCACTGCTGCCTGAACCCGGTGCTGTACGCCTTCGTTGGCGTGAAGTTCAGAAACCACTTCAGGAGGATCGTCCAGGACCTGTGGTGTCTGGGGAAGAGGTACATTGCCCCACGGCGCTTCTCCAGGGTCACCACCGAGTTCTTCGTGTCCAGCCGACGCTCAGTGGACGGGTCCAGCGAGAACGGTTCGTCTTTCACCATGTGA